Proteins encoded by one window of Blautia luti:
- a CDS encoding transporter: MKTELKNCLPLYKIFYSCAFILILCAIHPIIYYEEIGSAIQSPIAFLTIIFCSDTYLMEVKSKRADVFHLYDQKKQLKVISQRVCVQILYLLILSCVGYVLFFWQKPGSVNEGVSGTLIFLLFFIAMFGTIWLWSICSVILCTLLGNMWAGIGCLFGIVIGLISKAGSSFFGNLGLFSFSSCELNQLMSESWIYGTLVSFIVGMLLFAVLPMALKKRG; this comes from the coding sequence TTGAAAACGGAACTAAAAAACTGCCTGCCATTATATAAGATTTTTTATTCATGCGCATTTATACTGATATTGTGTGCTATTCATCCGATTATATACTATGAAGAAATCGGTTCAGCGATTCAGTCTCCAATAGCATTTTTAACAATTATTTTTTGTAGTGACACATATTTGATGGAAGTAAAAAGTAAGCGTGCCGATGTATTTCATTTGTATGATCAAAAAAAGCAGTTAAAAGTAATATCACAGAGAGTGTGCGTTCAAATATTATATTTATTAATACTTTCCTGTGTTGGATATGTTTTATTTTTCTGGCAAAAACCGGGCAGTGTAAACGAAGGCGTTTCGGGCACTCTGATATTCCTTTTATTTTTCATTGCAATGTTCGGAACCATCTGGCTTTGGAGTATATGCTCTGTGATTTTGTGTACATTGCTTGGAAATATGTGGGCAGGTATAGGATGCTTATTTGGAATTGTCATTGGTCTTATATCGAAAGCGGGCAGTTCATTTTTCGGGAATCTGGGATTGTTTTCTTTCAGCTCTTGTGAACTTAATCAATTAATGTCCGAGAGTTGGATTTATGGAACGCTTGTGTCTTTTATAGTGGGTATGCTTTTATTTGCAGTATTACCAATGGCTTTAAAGAAAAGGGGATAG
- a CDS encoding ATP-binding cassette domain-containing protein, with amino-acid sequence MSIRINDLTVRFKNGVVAVNKASLEIPNGIYGLLGENGAGKTTLMRVLTTVLKQTEGMVSLDGILYNEGNYEKIQKKIGYLPQEIDLYPNLTVKECLVYMGGLSGVSTNDLKQRITYYLEKTSLTEHQNKKMRQLSGGMKRRVGLIQALLNNPDFLIIDEPTTGLDPEERIRIRNLLVDFSKDRTVLFSTHVVEDLAATCTQLAIMKKGSFLYSGSVSGLLENAKGCVWNCTVQNAEEARLLEANYSISSKQYVENGIHMKVLSKEKPNENCVPDNDITLEDAYIYLTNNRE; translated from the coding sequence ATGAGTATTAGAATAAATGATTTAACAGTTAGATTTAAAAATGGTGTAGTTGCAGTAAATAAGGCGTCTCTTGAAATACCTAATGGAATTTACGGACTTTTGGGAGAGAATGGTGCGGGAAAAACCACGCTGATGAGGGTTCTTACAACCGTTTTAAAACAAACGGAAGGAATGGTTTCGCTTGATGGAATTCTGTATAACGAGGGAAATTATGAAAAAATACAGAAAAAGATTGGTTATCTTCCACAGGAAATCGACTTATATCCGAATCTTACGGTGAAAGAATGCCTTGTATATATGGGAGGACTATCAGGAGTATCCACAAATGACCTCAAACAAAGAATTACCTATTATCTGGAAAAGACTTCTCTTACAGAGCATCAGAATAAAAAAATGCGGCAATTATCTGGTGGTATGAAGAGACGTGTCGGACTCATACAGGCACTTCTTAATAATCCGGATTTTTTGATTATTGATGAACCTACCACCGGGTTAGATCCGGAAGAAAGAATCAGGATCCGCAATCTTCTGGTTGATTTTTCAAAGGATAGAACTGTGCTGTTTTCCACTCATGTAGTAGAAGATTTAGCAGCAACCTGTACGCAGCTTGCCATTATGAAAAAAGGAAGTTTTTTATATTCCGGAAGCGTGAGTGGGTTGCTGGAAAATGCAAAGGGCTGTGTTTGGAATTGTACGGTACAAAATGCAGAAGAAGCCCGTTTGTTAGAAGCCAATTATTCTATTTCATCTAAGCAGTATGTAGAAAATGGAATTCATATGAAAGTATTAAGCAAAGAAAAGCCAAATGAGAATTGTGTCCCGGATAATGATATCACTTTGGAAGATGCATATATTTATTTGACGAATAATCGAGAATAA
- a CDS encoding response regulator transcription factor, whose product MKYKILVVDDDKELVKMLCSYFNMKQYETITATDGMEALNKIKMKPDIILLDINMPRMDGIEVCRLIRSKVLCPILFLTARVDEDDKINGLLSGGDDYITKPFSLRELEARIVTNIKREERHQQKTEYRFMDEMLIDYSEKIVAIAGHKMEFTKIEYQIIEFLSMHPGQVFDKERIYEQVCGYDAEGDSRTITELVRRIRKKLADCSEKEYIETVWGIGYRWKK is encoded by the coding sequence ATGAAATACAAGATTTTAGTTGTCGATGATGATAAAGAATTGGTGAAAATGCTTTGTAGTTATTTTAATATGAAACAATATGAAACCATTACGGCTACAGACGGAATGGAAGCATTAAATAAAATAAAAATGAAACCGGATATTATTTTGTTGGATATCAATATGCCACGCATGGATGGGATTGAAGTATGTCGTCTGATACGCAGTAAAGTGTTATGTCCAATTTTATTTCTGACAGCAAGAGTTGACGAAGATGATAAAATTAATGGGTTGCTTTCGGGTGGGGATGATTATATTACGAAACCATTTAGTCTTCGGGAGTTGGAAGCGAGGATTGTTACAAACATAAAGAGAGAAGAAAGGCATCAACAAAAAACAGAATACCGCTTCATGGATGAAATGCTGATTGATTATTCTGAAAAAATAGTAGCTATAGCAGGACACAAGATGGAGTTCACAAAAATTGAATATCAGATTATTGAATTCTTATCCATGCATCCGGGGCAGGTGTTTGATAAAGAACGTATATATGAACAAGTCTGTGGATATGATGCGGAAGGGGACAGTAGAACGATAACGGAGTTAGTACGGCGTATAAGGAAAAAACTAGCGGATTGTTCAGAAAAAGAATATATAGAAACTGTATGGGGGATTGGATACCGATGGAAAAAATAA
- a CDS encoding ABC transporter permease subunit, translating to MKTIIKRSILDYLKNPVLWIGLIIIVASIYQCLSSYLQIHYIKPNEQVTQNDVALGDADVMDGYIPTSDDKERRREWEDTIRETLMDTSKNGFGFSRQEADDVVKKIQNMDVKTASEFLESQYGYYNAIYAYEDLEIHKGTTEEINHYIEQKLSEHSFSWYFAKKFTDFAGLHMAFFATVLLSFLFIQDTRKNTYELLHTKPVTAIQYICGKVISGFISMLGVLVILNVIFFMLCLKTSLESGFPVTLIDFCVNSLIYIVPNLLMICCVYTITAVTFKNPLPAAPILFLYIIYSNMLTMKNDIYYMRPFSIMVRFPGRFFETHAAKMSNINQIILVISSVILVCISVTIWKRRRVH from the coding sequence ATGAAAACAATCATAAAAAGAAGTATACTTGATTATTTAAAGAACCCTGTTTTGTGGATTGGCTTGATTATTATAGTCGCCAGTATATATCAATGTCTGTCATCGTATTTGCAAATTCATTATATCAAACCGAATGAACAGGTTACACAAAATGATGTAGCATTGGGAGATGCCGATGTCATGGATGGCTACATTCCCACATCTGATGATAAGGAAAGAAGAAGGGAGTGGGAAGATACGATCAGAGAGACTTTAATGGACACCTCCAAAAATGGTTTTGGATTTAGCAGGCAAGAAGCGGATGATGTCGTGAAAAAAATTCAGAATATGGATGTAAAGACTGCTTCTGAGTTCCTGGAATCCCAATATGGCTATTATAACGCAATATATGCTTATGAAGACCTTGAAATTCATAAGGGGACAACAGAAGAAATCAATCATTATATCGAACAGAAATTATCCGAACATTCTTTTTCCTGGTACTTTGCAAAAAAATTTACGGATTTTGCAGGATTGCATATGGCCTTTTTTGCAACAGTCTTGCTATCATTTTTATTTATTCAAGATACACGAAAAAATACCTATGAATTATTACATACAAAGCCTGTTACGGCAATCCAATATATATGTGGGAAAGTAATAAGCGGATTCATTAGTATGCTGGGAGTATTAGTGATTTTGAATGTTATATTCTTTATGCTGTGTTTGAAAACGTCTTTAGAATCGGGCTTTCCAGTAACATTAATTGATTTTTGCGTGAATTCTCTGATCTATATTGTTCCAAATCTTTTGATGATATGTTGTGTCTATACAATTACAGCAGTAACATTTAAAAATCCGCTTCCGGCAGCACCAATCTTGTTTTTATACATTATATATTCAAATATGCTGACCATGAAGAATGATATTTATTATATGAGACCGTTCTCTATTATGGTGCGATTCCCTGGCAGATTTTTTGAAACACATGCAGCCAAAATGTCAAACATAAATCAGATTATTCTTGTAATTTCATCAGTTATATTAGTATGTATTTCTGTTACAATCTGGAAAAGGAGGAGGGTTCATTGA
- a CDS encoding sensor histidine kinase encodes MEKIRNLSLKKTILFYFVISLTAAFLLSAFTVHFARNMQNEIWEKYIDYADYTDVFQQHGKKYDIEISKPNQSQMNRLDYHLSEMCDFIETYSVLIFSIVGSVAAVFFFYKNKLKTPLQELKDASQMIADNELDFHVSYENKDEMGTLCKEFEMMRSALADNNRKMWRMIDDEKVLRNAIAHDIRSPLSILRGYQEMLLEFISAESIKTEDIMDILQTGMYQIDRIEHFTENMRKMSHLEQRKLQCSEIVLSELAKKIETEAVMLSKKESKLCKVESVQEQNVVKVDEELVMEVTDNLLENAVRYAQKSIALQIRKKNGFLIISVEDDGIGFVDTEEKVTEPFYHKNPQDDLKHFGLGMYISRIFCEKHGGNLKIYNARQGGAHVEALFKAE; translated from the coding sequence ATGGAAAAAATAAGAAACTTGTCACTGAAAAAAACAATTCTGTTTTATTTTGTGATCAGCTTGACGGCAGCATTTCTGTTATCTGCATTTACAGTTCATTTTGCAAGAAATATGCAGAATGAAATATGGGAAAAATATATTGATTATGCAGATTATACGGACGTGTTTCAGCAACATGGAAAGAAATACGATATTGAGATATCAAAACCTAATCAATCGCAGATGAATCGTTTGGACTATCATCTTTCGGAAATGTGTGACTTTATAGAAACATATTCGGTACTGATTTTTTCGATTGTTGGGAGTGTTGCTGCGGTTTTCTTTTTTTATAAAAACAAGTTAAAGACGCCTCTACAGGAATTAAAAGATGCCTCACAAATGATTGCAGATAATGAACTGGATTTTCATGTGTCCTATGAAAATAAAGATGAGATGGGAACGTTGTGTAAAGAATTTGAAATGATGCGGAGTGCTTTAGCAGATAACAACAGAAAGATGTGGCGAATGATTGATGACGAGAAGGTCTTGCGGAATGCAATTGCACATGACATACGTTCTCCACTTTCCATATTGCGAGGGTATCAGGAAATGCTCTTAGAGTTTATTTCTGCTGAGAGTATAAAAACAGAGGATATTATGGATATCTTGCAAACAGGCATGTATCAGATTGACCGAATAGAACATTTCACGGAAAACATGAGAAAAATGTCCCATTTAGAACAGAGGAAACTGCAATGTTCAGAGATAGTATTATCGGAGCTGGCAAAAAAGATTGAGACAGAAGCTGTCATGCTGTCCAAGAAGGAAAGTAAACTATGTAAGGTAGAAAGCGTACAGGAACAAAACGTTGTGAAAGTGGATGAGGAACTTGTCATGGAAGTGACAGACAACTTACTGGAAAATGCGGTTCGATATGCGCAAAAAAGTATTGCTCTGCAGATAAGGAAAAAAAATGGTTTTCTTATAATTTCTGTTGAAGATGATGGAATAGGTTTTGTGGATACTGAGGAAAAAGTAACAGAGCCGTTTTATCATAAGAATCCACAAGATGATTTAAAGCATTTCGGTCTTGGCATGTATATTTCTCGTATTTTCTGTGAAAAGCATGGAGGAAATTTGAAAATATATAATGCCAGACAGGGCGGTGCTCATGTAGAAGCTCTTTTCAAAGCTGAATAA